Genomic window (Lycium barbarum isolate Lr01 chromosome 2, ASM1917538v2, whole genome shotgun sequence):
TTTATTAGCTTCGCATGACGTCATGATATTTCGATCCCAACAGTTAAAACACGTTCATGTTCTTTAATCATTTTGATGTGTGTAATGTGTAGAAGCAACTCCTAAGCTTGTAGTTCAGATGATGGATGTGAGAGGGCTTACAATATCTCATGTCAAAAGTCATCTTCAGGTATATATTATTTGTGTTTAGTATATCTTACAAGAATTAATGAACCttattctcttcaatttctccttaGCTAGTTATTGTGCGATCTTTAATTTCTTACTCATGGTTTTGGTATTCTTGTTATAAACAGATGTATAGAAGCATGAGGAGTGATGTCAACTGGCAAGGTAAGTCGAAACTTTCTCAAGATGTGTTTGTAGTGGAGAgagaaaaatgaaagaaaaacgatttttattcaaaatatattaagaatagtTTTTGGTTATCATTAATAAACTTGTTTTTTTGTGTTTTCTCACTTGGCCATGGAAGTGTATTAATGTGTCTTAATTGTTCCTCTATTCGCATTTCCTGATCCCCCATATATACATTTCTTTTGAAATTATCATCATTCCTCTGGACTGCTTAATGTAGTACAACTTTCTTTCGCAATTAGTAAATGAAGAGTACCATATATGCCTTTAAATTTTCTAATATTTGGTATTTTTAGTGAAGGAAATGACATAAAAATACTACCCTTTTACCGACATTTTTTCAGAAAGTTACAGCTATTTTTTCCGGGCGACGACTATTtatgttagttttttttttttcattgacgAAAATTTCTTTAGAAACTCAAAGGCAATATTTCACTTGTTAGTAAAACCTTGTGTTTGTTTTGGTTGACCCTTCAAGCAGGAGAAAATAGTGGAACTCAATCAAGAAAACAGTCTCCAAAAGATGTGTGTGTTGAACAAGAAAATGTTTTGGCTTATCATTCATCTAGTAGCCCCTCCATGGAAAGATCAGAATCTCCATTCTTGTACAACCCTCTACCCACAAAAAGGTAAGTTTGACActatattttcattaattcattACAAAAAACTTACgtttttatatttgaaaacaatTAACTAATAATTATAGTCATAAAATATTCTGACATGTTTCATGTCATAAGTTTTACAGTAACACAAATATTATATCATGATTAATATCGCGTATCTTAGAACTATTCATTTAGTATTTCTTAAGCCTTATGTTGTCAAACCATACCAAACAAATTAGCACATATATAATCCGCTTTGAGACTTGATTCACATTGAGAACTCCCACTTTGGGAGTAAAGCGCTTCTACTAATGGGGATTTAATTTTCAGTACTCAAACTAGAGACAAtgaattgtcaaaaaaaaaaaaactagagacAATGATGAAGAAGTTACCCTCGAAAAAATTTCATTTCCTTTATTTTCATTAGATATTTAAGTCAACGCACTTGCACTTCAAAAGATATACGTCTTAGACAAACAATAATTACTTAATAATATAGGTATACGTAAGTAACAACTAATTTTTTGTAGTGAACTAAATGGTAACGTAATAGAAAGAGTAATATACATGTTATAATGGGTCTTACACTAAAAACACTTATActattaaggggtcgtttggttggggaCCATGATAATAATCCGGAATAAAATgtgagattattttatcccagCGTGTGTACTAAAATGGTGGAATTAGCTATCCCGTATAGAAGGTGAGATATACTGATTTATTCCATATccttccaaccaaacgacccaaGCATATACGGAGTATAACTTAAAATCGTTTTCTTTATATAATATTTTGTTTAATAGAAATATATATGTTTCCTTTCAGAGCTCGAATGGAGACCAGTAATTGTAGATCAGAGAGCCTGCAATGCTACTGCAGCCAAAGAAAACGTGAAGCAGTAGGAAATAATCCGTGTTGTAGTGATCATGATTACATGCAGACTATTAATGTCAATATTGACAAAAGTGGGGTAAAAGAGAGGACCAAAGATGAAGGAGACACTGTTCTTTTCAGATGGCATCAGACTTGTGATATACAAACAAAAGCAGTTCAAACTCCTAATCTTCTTGGCAATGCTGTTCAACAATCTGAAAATTTTAAGGTACTATATCCCTTATATTTCTAGTACTATCGGATTGCTTTTCCCTTAGTTTATCTTACTATCTTGATACTGTTACTATTACTTGAGCCAATGGTCTATCGAAAATAATCTCCCTATTTTCACAAGATagagataaggtctgcgtacatacTACTCTCTCCAAACCTCAGCTATGGAATTACActgttttttttgttgttgttattgttgtactaCCCCTTATAGCTAGCCTTCCCTTTTTCTCTAGCTATGTTGCTCAAATCTGTCCAAACATGTCGTCAAGTGTGTGTTGAATCCTTCAAAAGTTATATTATACTCCTTTCGTCCCAATATATATGGTGATTCCCATTTTGAGAGTCAAACAATATTTTCTTCGACTGCAATATTTTTCGTAtgctttttaaatattttaattcgTTAATTGTTGTAACTTATAgtaatttttatgtagttttcaaatatgtaatttTATTTCGAAAACCTTAATAATTTTATGTCCGAATTAACAGTCAAAATTAAGATGTTTGACTCTTGAAATCCGAACTTTgacacataaattaggacaaatCGAGTGTATTATTTGAGGATCTGACAAGAAAATGACATTTTTGTAAAATTTGAGTGCAAACGTATTATTAGATGTTGTGGTCTTAAATATACAATTTCAatgggaaattttcaaaaatatacagcccaATATAAACTATTATGCTACGTAGCTCAATATACAATAGTATACACATTATACCAGGGGAAAGCAtcatacataatgtatcaacctcaTATAAAGTGTATAATAGTGCATAAAGGTGTTTACACACAACTATGGGCTAAACCAGCtggtaacaaactcaaaatatgggctaCGTAGCGTAAATATTTTCTTCCAATAGACATAAAGTGCAATTTTCCCAATTTGAAAGAGTGATTATAATGAATGCACGTCATCAAAGATAAAATGAAAAGAGTTTCCGGTATAAAAAGTGTCATTTAAGAGATTAAAGAAAAAGGTGTCATGTAAAATGGAATAAAGAATATTTACTATAGGACTAGATTTTTTTCTTGTTGAAGAGTCGAGATCATATTTATTGCTAGTGTTGGTCATGTTTGGACATGAACGAATACTTTCACAGAAATTTTTGAAAATATGGTGGTGTTcgaattttgagagtcaaacaaAGCGATATTTTTCGTATGCTTTTTAAATATTTTCAATTGTGAATTATTGTGAGATATAATAATTGTTACGtgattttcaaatatataaatttattaaaaaaaacataGTGATTTTATGTCTGAATTCGCATGcaaaatttaaaagtttgactCTTAAAATCCGAACCGTGACACATAAACTAGCACAAATAGAGTGTATTATTTGAGGATCTAACAAGAAAATGACATTTTTGTAAGATTTGAGAGCAACGTATTATTAgattttgtggtcttaaacatacAATTTCAATTATGTGATTATAATTAATGCATGTCATTAAAGATAAAATGAAAAAAGTTCCTATATAAAAAGTTTCATTGTTTATAAGagattaaaagaaaaaaagtgtCATATAAAATGGAATAAAGAATATTTAGATAGGACCAGATCCTTTTCTTGTTGAAGAGTCGAGATCATATTTATTACTGGTGTTGGTCATGTTTGGACATGAACTAACATTCTCAGAGGAATTTAATGCTGCAGTCTAGTTGTTTTACCTAAAGCTTCTATATTTTATTTATAGTAAAAACTAAGCTTTAATTTGACCATGTTTTGGGTAAAGAAAATTCCTGACGTTAAATCTGGAGCTAGGCTGTTCTTGTTATGATAGAGAATATTGGAATCGACTCTAAAAATTGTAAAATCCCAAATGGATATCAACGAATATGGAAATAGCAAAAGCGATGACTTTATAACAGTGGGGCCTATCATTTAAGAAGTAAATTAAACTGAGTGAAAACTACTGATACCGTGAACTTTTCTCCTTCCTTCTGATCAAAATGCAGATATTTTTGCCATTTAATGGTATATATAGGCGGGGGCGGATCCACCCTGGGTGGAGGTGGCATAGCACTCCCTCgattaataaattttttatatacttatgttgtaatttgcttaaattaggttaaatatttgatcctgccatCTTCAGtcgtaaattagacaaaggtgtcgCGGCTGGTAGAAACAAGTTTGCATTTATCTTAAACATTTTGCGACTCTCGTTTTTCTTTGCactttttacttcctttgtactgtaattcccttttcggcctcccaattttctatttttttaagaaaattatttatattgcctttcctcttttttattattttatctgtgaccGCTAccgagaacacacaaatagaaactttaGAATcacttaaattaagcatttctcttaatctcaaatctgtgagtatttaaataaaaaaacttgagtctcaatgggaattttgaattgagatcaaaattcattttttttttataatttcttttgtttattactccctccgtccatgtttacttgtctatatttgacttgggacactcttaataaacaataaataaaatgagaaatgaattggagtacttcataataagggtaaaataggtataaaatggtaaattatgtcttgattttccAAACTATATAACTTATAAGTAAAAGTAGACacatatttttagtataatggacaaataaaatTGGACagagggagtgtattataaaaatttatgctattctataattgttaaattcaatttaaatcactctactaattaaattgtgatggaaatttcgtaagcactgcttagaaaaaacatgaaatttatgatttatttttgagaactaatagtttatctaattctacatttacttatgaggagtatttacctattgaagagtttttctattatttttcttattatgattggtgtaattcccttattgaaaaTGTTAgtttacttgtgcaaattcattttttaatatacataagagatgcaagtcccttggtgaaaatgttgattttacttctattgttaatgggtgttaatgagtgtgattccttgtttaagatgctaattatgctcgtttcttgatttttgagacgtaattttcatatttgcaaataaataagtctattaagttgacccgaataaacGAAAAAGAGATGGACCAGACCCAAATACAtgttcctaacaagatgtacattgaagaaaattatagcacccgccaccttcaaatcctagatccgccccTACATATAGGACCAAATTTTAGGAGACACCTGCTGGCTGTTAATTCATTTGGAATTTGGAACGGTGGGTCTTAAAGGCCTTCTTtcctaattttttaaaaaaacaaggaTTTTAAGTACAAAATATATTTAGACAATCAAATTATTTAGTGGGTAATTCCTTGCACGAAGCATCTCGCATTCTTGTAGGGTTTGTGAAATGGCCGTATTTCAAAGAGGTGTGATGTAGGTAGTCTACCCTAACACAAACAACAACGCCTAACAATTTCATAGTGATTTTTTTACGACGTGAATCCAAATTAGTCGAGCCTGTAAGTTCCAAAAAAACGGATGGTAAAACAACCAAAATTATTAGCAAGCCAAAAAAGACCATGCATCATGGGGGAATGCTAGAGCGGCTCGACCAGACCTCTTTTGTCAAaaaattatactatatatatcagattaaaattattttttatgtatatgtagtagCTGTTAATTCTCGTTAGCTTCTTTGTGTGTTTACTCGTTCATATCTTCAATCCTTTTAATGAACCTTTACCACTGCGATGCATGGATTTGCTCCTTGGATCTTAAGTTTCAATTTCTGATTTAACATCTGCATTTTTCATACACTTAATGGATAGTTTTGTTGCTGATCAGTTGTCCATGCAACAGGATGACAACTGGAAATCATCAGAGAAGTATAAATTTGAGAGCTTAAGGAAGATAGAGAacggagaagaagaagaagaagatagttATGGATTGGCATTGTCTCTCTCATTGCACCATCCTAATAATTCTACTCAAAGAATTGACACTTCAGCTTCTATAAATGAGGCAATCTCTTCATACTCAGAAAAGCATAGTGTCAATCTTGACCTATCTATTGCCTTGTGTAGCAAGTGAATGTTAATTCGTAGGGTGAATTTTGTAGATTTCACTGTTGGGGTACTTTAGAAAAAAGTTGGTACTTTCTTTAACTATTTCTTACCTCATCCGTCTAACCGTGTTAATAGAGAAACCCTTCAGTAGACATAGAACATTAaagagccgtttggacatgagatgaaatcatgtttggacgtgcaatttggatttcttaagttgcgattttttttataaacataaaacccctacaagttgtgaaaaccatcagaTTTTcctaattcttatacaatcttaccaaatgagtaaatcatagttcataataaaattaatacgctactaaaaGACCTTTCTAAAAGATACAACattaattgatcaaactttagttcaataaaaaggaaaatttaacatgaatagtaatgtaactactctttaatataatcctcccacatgattgacaaatatattttaccaacttgcagattaatatttaatacaaatggttggtaaacatgattggtaaatatatctaccaacttatgggtctttttttacaaaatataaacgtatgagtcaaattttatatttatattttttgaaatcatgatttcaaatcccaaatcatgcctttttgaatgatttgagatttcatctcatgagatgaaatcgcatgtccaaacgttgatttcatctcatgagatgaaatcgcatgtccaaacgcctactaaaggTCGTGGTAGAATGTTAACTTTTCCGTCTTTAACTAGCGATTTCAGGTTCAAGTTTTAGGAATGGAGTTGTCTTCAGTCGGAAAGGCTTTTACCCCCAATACAGGACTTTTCTACATGAATCCAAATTAATCAAGTCCCAAAGGATGTATTGGACGCCGGTTGAAAAAGAACAAAAACACTAGAGATATAGGGATCAGTAGTTTATCAGTTTTGGGGAAAATATTCCATTTTCAATGTCTCCTCTTTTATGCAAAAACTCAAAACTGTATTTCTTTTTACACAGCTTCCAAGTAAAAGCTTTTGCATAACTAGAATTACTTTGCAACTTCTCACTAGTCTCATAAACTGATTATCCAACAACGAATCTATAGTAAATGTGGTTGAGCTGCAATTCAAAAGAACCACAAGGAAATAAATAGTTCTAACCTAAAACGGGCAAAATTATCAGACACCTGTTGCCTACCAAAACCATCATCTTCACTGCATATACTGGTTAAAAGACAATACAAAAATGAATTTCAAGGTTTCCCCTTTATAGTTTAGACGAAAAAAATTTCAACCAGATCCGGCAAACACCTGATGATGATGTAAAAATAATAAGTTGTTACACTGCAAGGCGTGACATTGAAAGTGCAAGTCGGCAAACAACAACAAAGCCTGTGTCAAACAAGTTGAAATTGACTATATGAATCTTCGCTGACCATGTTTTCTCATTTAAATTCATCTCAAGCCAACATTATATAGAAtgcaaataaaaatgaaaagtaCTAGAAGTTCTGATTCTTCCTACTGCATAAGTAATCTTTAAATAGGGCTAAAAGAAAGCGTGAGTCTACACAACACAATAAATGAGAATGGTTGAGGATAACAGCACAATCAACTAGAAGCTCCCATCTCCTTAAGCTCTGTATTTTATACCAAAACTTACAAAAATCTCCACACTAGAAGATAACTCCAAGTAACTGACAGAGAATTGAAAATCTATGTCCTCTTTGGTATCTGAGAATGAGACAAAGAAAACTTCCCATTCGTGGAGAAACgttattttttcttcttattcAGCTCTTTTGTATCTGATACTAAGGCCTTGATGCAGAGTCGAGGCTTAGTACTAACAAGTGCTCGTGGAAGAACCGATACACCAACTATGGCTGTTTTATCAGGTACTCCGGAAAGCGGAAGAACCTCAACAAGCACGCAGAGCTGCAAAAAAAGAAGCTAAATTCAGTACACTCAAAGATACGGAGAACGTAAAAGGCTAAGAGCTTTGTCACTTGACGACAAATATTTTGACCTCAGGATCTTTCAAATCCACTATTGAATCTGGGACGATTTCTTTCACTGCTGCTGCTACGACGCTGAAGCATTTGTTGCGGTCCAACAAAGCAAATATATTAGGATCAGTAGAAGCTTCTTTTCTTAGATTCTTCATCTCGGTTTCCTCAATCCCTCTCCTGTTATAGCCAACTGCAAACTATAATGTCATTAATTctatgttttatcttttttcatcaaaaaaaaaaaagtttgatgtTTTATCTTTCGAACGATCGACCCACAGAGATAATACTGCTCAATCATTGTAATAAGAAAAAGAGCAATTGATAAAAAGATATATTTAGAGGGTGTTTGGCTAAgtttataagttggtcaaactagATTATAAGAACCTTTTGGCTTATCTACAATTTAATAACAATTTCAGCCAAAAGCCATAAGTTGGTCACCCTGGACTTACggtttttcagcttataagcacttttagtttgaccaacattttttattattttatcctTAATATTTTTTCTAATTCTCAAAATACATTTTCCGAAACAAAACCTTTAACTTCCTCTCAATTCCATATGCGCCGTTCATCCTTTTCCTTATATAGATACTTTTAAATCTATAatcttttttataaaaattaagaGTATTTTAGTCATTTTAGAAAACCAGCTTATCAGCATTTCCTTTACCAAACATGTCAATTGTTTATTATCAGTTTcaacacttttatccaaacatgtaactgcttatttataaaattgaTCTGAGCACTTAAAAGTGCTTATCAACGTTTAATGATCATCAACTATTTACAATCAACTAACTCAAAACATACTCTTAATCAACTTATTCAACATTAGTGAGCAACCTAACTAAAGAAGAAAACCTTGGATGCAGAGGATAACATTGAGCTAACTGATAGAGGACCTATTGATGGTAGTTCATATGAACCGAGATGACTTCTCAGGTAAgtcaacaaaagaaaaataaggcAAAGGAAAGCAGAAAAAGAAAGGAACGTGAGTTTGTCGAGCCTGAGTGAATGAATAATATTTCTTAAGAAAGCCAAGGTTTACCTTAATAGTGTTTCCAGTCTCCTTCTGCCTATTGTTCATAAACTGATCAACAAGCTTTGTTACAATCTTCTTAAGTTCCTTCTCATCTAAACGGCATGTACCTTGAATTGGTAATATCCGATTGCACCAGCTGCATAACATGATAAAAGCCATAATCATATTAGTTCTTCCGTATTTAATCTTCGAGAAGCTGTTTTTCATAAGACAAAAAAGTTGTTTTTCTCCAGAAACGCTTTTAGAGCCTTGGCCGAGCACAAATTACTGATCTAATATTGGCAAAAGGGCACGAACTGCTACTCTCCGAGGGTTCTTTTTTTAAAAGcatttttgacaaaaaaaaaaaaaaaaaaacacttttcaaactAAACAGATTTTGGAAGTTTGGCCAAAAAGGCTATTAGGTTCTTATACTTATTTAGGTAGTTTGTAACTTGCTTAATTCTCACATCTGCCAAAGTTAGAAGTGGTTCCTAACATTTTTACTATTCCGATTTATTTGGAGTTTTCGATCGGTTTCACTTGGCCCACATAAAGCAATATTGCATGTATAACTATATTAAAATTAGTTTTGAAATCGATCCAAGAAAGTGAGCAACTCACAGAGGAGACTTCAATATTCCAGATTCTATGGATTGAAAAATCTGTGAAACGATGTCAACAACTGCTGGAGACTTGTCGAACGGAAATTTAAAGAGAACCAATCCGCTTCTCGTTAACTTAACAAGTGAGAGAATGTCACTTTTCTCCATAGAAGTACCAGATTCTGCAAGGGGCAAAACAAAGACTTTTTTTGACCCTATTCCGAGTAAACCATTGTCTCAGTAAATCCGATATAATGACGGAAATGGTCCCTTATCTTTGGTAGTTGGTTCAAAGTAGTCCCTTAAGTATCACCTGAGCTGCTTTGGTCCTTCACAGTTTCGATTAAATTTAACAATCAGAGTTCGGTATTTTCTCAGAGGAGGAGTTCGGCCTATATGATTGGTTCGAAGAACGTCTCGAGATTCAAGCAATTGTGGATGATATAACTAGTAAACACGTTCCTGTTTGAAGAACGTCTCAAGATTCAAGCAATTGCGGATGATATAACTAGTAAATATGTTCCTCCCCACGAAAATATATTTTATTGTTTAGGGGAAATTAAGCTTGTTTTTTTAGTTCAAGTAGCTATTGAGTTTGTATTGACAGAGATCAAAAGTGCTCACTTTTCACAAACTCAACGGACCAAAATAGCTCAGGTGATACTTAAAGGACTACTTTGAACCGACTACCAAAGATAAGGGACCAATCCTGTCATTTTCTTCAGTAAATCCACACAGATATATGAAGTGTTAATACCAGAATTCACAAGATCATCAGCTGCAGCTTCTCGTGACCCGTTGCATTCTTCATTATCATCTTCCGTGCATATTTTCCTTCTCTTAGCATCTGGATTTGAAACAATATACTGAAAGAAAAAACAGGAATCCCAACTATGTTTAGCATTCTTTCCGACACGAGGGTCACCTAGATAAATTTAACACCAACTTATAGGTGCAATACAAAATAACAAGGATTTTTAATGGGAAAAATAACATCATTTGAATAGAAAGGAACTCGATAAAAGGTTTCCACAGCCAGCTGCAAGCCACCAGAAAGGTGCATATTACAGAGCTTGTCTAGAACCTTTTCGAAGAAATAAATTAAGAAAGAATTGAAAGTACCGAAGAGCAAAATATAACCTTTTCAAGGATACCAGAATTGAAAGTACCGAAGAGTAAAAATATAACCTTTTCAAGGATACCTATAGCTTCTTTTGTTGCACTTTTCTCCCTCTCTGAGGACAAAAGGAAAAAACTCTTAGGAATACCAAAGACTAAACAAGTAAACTTTTTTGTATTATGACATGCTATGCGATAAATAGAAGCTATGTTATCAGTCAAGTAATGGAGTTATTCACAGTATCCACTTTAAGAAATAAGTTCAAAGTACAAGCATAGAATCCTACCTTTCACTAAAATCCTATCCTCAACATAGGTCTCGACCTTTTTTAGTTATAGGGCACTAAAGACACATTCTTAATCTAAATACAGTAAGACAACATATAACTGATATTATCAATAGAAACTTGTGAAATAAAGCAGCAGAAGAATCTTGAAGCTTTCAGATTCTTTTCTAACCACAAAGACTGGTACAATGGAGCAGAATAAGTCCAAATTTTCAAAAAAAGGCCATGAACATTCATGTACATTTCAAAAGTAGTTCTATGATTtcctttattttaaaataaaggtGGTGTCCGGACCAACTTGCGCTCACCTCGACTTCTTCATGGATACCTGCTATCTCCCACCAGCACGTGTACCGGATAACTCCTCCCTTCCAAGCTTAGGaaaatgggaagaaatcacctataGAATGCTTTTTGTTTCTGCAGACATTTGAACCCTGGTCTTTAAGGGTTTTTCACTCACTTAACTGACAGCTAGGCCCTACCCTTGGATAAAGTAGTTCTATGACTTATTCCACATGATTTCCTGACTTCGTAAATTAATAAATACTAGCACTACTTGAATGCTGTATCTAATCCCAATACGATGTCCATACAAGATCAAAATTAAGGCGGAATTAGATTTTATATTCATATTGTCCTGGTGGAGAACTTATAAACACATTGGCTATCTTAATTGTTCTATTTCTACCACTTACCCACCTTTTATGTTAATATTTCCTCCTTATCTTTTAGTCAAGTTCTTTTCTTTGAAAAGTACTGTTCTCTATAGCCCAAAACTCATTCTAGCTACTTCCCAACGATAAACTATATTATAATGTATAAACTATATTATAACATATGCATTATCAAATATGAAACACGCCCAGAAAATGTCTGATAGGAAAGATCCTTCAGACTACAAAGAATATTTTACAATTTTTGAGAATATTTTACAATTTCTCCTCGAGTAAAGTAgatgatttttaatgaacttcATACTAATAAGCAAAAGTCCACCAACATAACAGTATATACAACAAACCCCAAAAGTAGCCTAACTTCCTGATTTTAAGGCCTAACTTCCTGATTTTAAGGTATTATCACCTTCGCATTCTTCTCTATACTGCCCAGAACAAAACCTTTAACTTTTCATGAAACAGTACCCCACCTGACAACTGCTTTTTAAGCAAGTTTTACACAATTACTAGCTGAAGCAGATTCCCTAAAGGTAGCTTTCAACAGACAAATAATACCACAAAAATCTTTTCAAAGTTTAAGCATCTGTTAAAACcaacaaaagaagaaaagtggACACATTTTAGCTAGCAAGATTACATTTTTTCCCAGTATAAGAAAGAATCTAGTGAATCTTCATTCAACAGCACATTCAACAGCACCCCCATTTGCCAAATAATTTCAGTCCCCTAACTGATATACTTGAAAAGCT
Coding sequences:
- the LOC132625822 gene encoding uncharacterized protein LOC132625822 isoform X4, with protein sequence MARDEPKEEVVTTIIEGRDKDEDEQEKGEEMKPWEQHSAVISIPRYDYNASSKILRNSHSGFLITCPIKREKSATKEAIGILEKYIVSNPDAKRRKICTEDDNEECNGSREAAADDLVNSESGTSMEKSDILSLVKLTRSGLVLFKFPFDKSPAVVDIVSQIFQSIESGILKSPLWCNRILPIQGTCRLDEKELKKIVTKLVDQFMNNRQKETGNTIKFAVGYNRRGIEETEMKNLRKEASTDPNIFALLDRNKCFSVVAAAVKEIVPDSIVDLKDPELCVLVEVLPLSGVPDKTAIVGVSVLPRALVSTKPRLCIKALVSDTKELNKKKK
- the LOC132625822 gene encoding uncharacterized protein LOC132625822 isoform X1; this encodes MAEVGTKIVEERDKYIHKDDYEEKEEGEKSEEMKPWEQHSAVISIPRFDYNASSSLLRNSHSGFLITCPIKREKSATKEAIGILEKVIFLLFGTFNSGILEKYIVSNPDAKRRKICTEDDNEECNGSREAAADDLVNSESGTSMEKSDILSLVKLTRSGLVLFKFPFDKSPAVVDIVSQIFQSIESGILKSPLWCNRILPIQGTCRLDEKELKKIVTKLVDQFMNNRQKETGNTIKFAVGYNRRGIEETEMKNLRKEASTDPNIFALLDRNKCFSVVAAAVKEIVPDSIVDLKDPELCVLVEVLPLSGVPDKTAIVGVSVLPRALVSTKPRLCIKALVSDTKELNKKKK
- the LOC132629207 gene encoding putative Myb family transcription factor At1g14600, whose amino-acid sequence is MGNCETIKNGGVRQYTRSKVPRLKWTPYLHQCFLLAIQKLGGQHKATPKLVVQMMDVRGLTISHVKSHLQMYRSMRSDVNWQGENSGTQSRKQSPKDVCVEQENVLAYHSSSSPSMERSESPFLYNPLPTKRARMETSNCRSESLQCYCSQRKREAVGNNPCCSDHDYMQTINVNIDKSGVKERTKDEGDTVLFRWHQTCDIQTKAVQTPNLLGNAVQQSENFKDDNWKSSEKYKFESLRKIENGEEEEEDSYGLALSLSLHHPNNSTQRIDTSASINEAISSYSEKHSVNLDLSIALCSK
- the LOC132625822 gene encoding uncharacterized protein LOC132625822 isoform X2; its protein translation is MARDEPKEEVVTTIIEGRDKDEDEQEKGEEMKPWEQHSAVISIPRYDYNASSKILRNSHSGFLITCPIKREKSATKEAIGILEKVIFLLFGTFNSGILEKYIVSNPDAKRRKICTEDDNEECNGSREAAADDLVNSESGTSMEKSDILSLVKLTRSGLVLFKFPFDKSPAVVDIVSQIFQSIESGILKSPLWCNRILPIQGTCRLDEKELKKIVTKLVDQFMNNRQKETGNTIKFAVGYNRRGIEETEMKNLRKEASTDPNIFALLDRNKCFSVVAAAVKEIVPDSIVDLKDPELCVLVEVLPLSGVPDKTAIVGVSVLPRALVSTKPRLCIKALVSDTKELNKKKK
- the LOC132625822 gene encoding uncharacterized protein LOC132625822 isoform X3; its protein translation is MAEVGTKIVEERDKYIHKDDYEEKEEGEKSEEMKPWEQHSAVISIPRFDYNASSSLLRNSHSGFLITCPIKREKSATKEAIGILEKYIVSNPDAKRRKICTEDDNEECNGSREAAADDLVNSESGTSMEKSDILSLVKLTRSGLVLFKFPFDKSPAVVDIVSQIFQSIESGILKSPLWCNRILPIQGTCRLDEKELKKIVTKLVDQFMNNRQKETGNTIKFAVGYNRRGIEETEMKNLRKEASTDPNIFALLDRNKCFSVVAAAVKEIVPDSIVDLKDPELCVLVEVLPLSGVPDKTAIVGVSVLPRALVSTKPRLCIKALVSDTKELNKKKK